A section of the Hevea brasiliensis isolate MT/VB/25A 57/8 chromosome 17, ASM3005281v1, whole genome shotgun sequence genome encodes:
- the LOC110639551 gene encoding LOW QUALITY PROTEIN: GDP-fucose transporter 1 (The sequence of the model RefSeq protein was modified relative to this genomic sequence to represent the inferred CDS: inserted 1 base in 1 codon; deleted 1 base in 1 codon; substituted 3 bases at 3 genomic stop codons) → MIEDVEASGLEEEADVAKLTNSISQLGLYTFLEDLLRGTKVTSSREECADSTNRQNSELYDLLFQLILKQFALHCSGNIPFSQSNKASLPSQVYPLTIHQQLYPTILCKQLTASSLVLGYALLKPACCDXQAITEFKYSVLLTALQYLTSALGVWVFGKLGFLRNDAFTXETAKKFLPAAIVFYLAIFTNTNLLRHANVDTFIVFRSLTPLLVAVADTVFXNQPIPSNLIFLSLFIILGGAVEYVATDSAFTLTAYSWAFAFLVTITSVMVYIKHIVSNVGLNTLGLVLYNNLLALMMAPMFWILTGKYNEVFASLGSKAGNWFQFDAFFAVSLSCVXISFFGFEARRAISATAFTVTGAVHKFLKVVINVLIWDKHASPFGLLCLLFTLAGGVLYQQSVTRPGAESVPKQTKSENDGHGESQLVKITDGDEEK, encoded by the exons ATGATTGAAGATGTAGAAGCAAGTGGACTAGAAGAGGAAGCTGATGTAGCTAAATTAACAAATTCTATAAGCCAACTAGGTTTATATACTTTCCTAGAAGACCTTCTAAGAGGAACAAAAGTAACATCTTCAAGGGAAGAATGTGCTG ATTCAACGAATCGTCAAAATTCTGAACTCTATGATCTTCTTTTCCAGTTGATCCTCAAGCAGTTTGCTCTCCATTGTTCTGGCAATATCCCATTCTCGCAATCGAACAAGGCTTCTCTCCCTTCTCAAGTCTA CCCATTAACAATACATCAGCAACTATACCCTACAATACTCTGCAAGCAATTAACCGCTAGTAGTCTCGTCTTGGGTTACGCTCTGTTGAAGCCTGCTTGCTGTGATTAACAAGCCATTACCGAATTCAAGTATTCAGTCCTTTTAACTGCATTGCAATACTTGACCTCTGCGTTGGGCGTGTGGGTTTTTGGCAAATTAGGATTTTTGCGTAATGATGCCTTCACATAAGAAACTGCCAAGAAGTTTTTACCTGCTGCAATTGTTTTCTACCTTGCAATCTTTACAAATACCAATCTTTTGCGCCATGCCAATGTGGATACTTTTATAGTGTTCAGATCCTTGACACCCCTT TTGGTTGCTGTTGCTGATACTGTGTTTTGAAACCAGCCGATCCCATCGAATCTTATTTTCTTGTCGTTGTTTATCATTTTGGGTGGTGCTGTTGAGTATGTGGCCACCGATTCTGCTTTTACTTTGACAGCCTACTCTTGGGCATTTGCTTTTTTAGTCACCATCACTTCGGTGATGGTTTATATCAAGCACATTGTGTCAAACGTCGGGTTGAACACATTGGGTCTTGTGTTGTACAACAATTTATTGGCATTGATGATGGCTCCGATGTTTTGGATTCTCACAGGAAAGTATAATGAGGTGTTTGCTTCTTTGGGATCAAAAGCTGGGAATTGGTTCCAATTTGATGCATTTTTTGCAGTTTCTTTGTCCTGTG TTATTAGTTTCTTTGGCTTTGAGGCGAGAAGGGCGATATCTGCAACAGCATTCACTGTGACTGGTGCAGTGCATAAGTTTCTTAAAGTTGTTATCAATGTTCTCATTTGGGATAAGCATGCCAGTCCATTTGGTTTGCTCTGCCTACTCTTCACGCTTGCTGGAGGTGTTCTCTATCAGCAGTCAGTTACTAGACCTGGAGCTGAGTCCGTTCCAAAGCAGACAAAAAGTGAAAATGATGGCCATGGAGAGAGTCAACTTGTCAAAATAACTGATGGTGATGAGGAGAAATAA